One genomic segment of Thunnus albacares chromosome 18, fThuAlb1.1, whole genome shotgun sequence includes these proteins:
- the chsy3 gene encoding chondroitin sulfate synthase 3 has product MALKSRRPWTTVIFGVFLGFTASSWLIVPQVLESKRKKSPVCTYYSDSAVGRVPDILGSTAAIKHRDSPQRSQEEDRIFGAGNSSGDNGRPITRPKHFLYVGVMTAKKYLGTRAVAAYNTWAHSVPGKVEFFSSSGSGTVHVPVPVPVVSLAGVDDSYPPQKKSFMMLKYIHDHYLDKYEWFMRADDDVYIRGEKLELFLRSLNSSKPLYLGQTGLGTAEELGRLALEPGENFCMGGPGMIFSREVLRRMVPHISTCLKEMYTTHEDVEVGRCVRRFGGTQCVWSYEMQQLFYENYEQNKKGFIEELHSSKIHNAITLHPNKRPAYQYRLHNFMLSREISRLRYHTIMLHREGLTMTHLSDTEVLWEDQQLGAPPSYMRYQPIERNDVIEWDFLTGRHIYSAVENKMARQNLGNSLRTALEDVILQVMEMINENSKTRGRVIDFKEIQYGYYRVDPMHGAEYILDLLLLYKKHKGRKITVPVRRHAYLQQSFSRPFFTETEELDVAELVAAINSESQSLSFLSNSLKFLSPFQFYESTREMWEQSQRKVNILVPLSGRYDIFVRFMENFEKVCLIPKQNVKLSVILVDNENSLNRGKHIQLIKDYNKKYPKADLSVIPMTGNFSRGLALELGSSQLDNDTLLFFCDVDLIFNGDALQRCRDNAVQGQQVYFPVVFSQYNPKIVYAEKAPRENQFVLTKKGGFWRDYGFGITCVFKSDLLKAGGFDTSILGWGLEDVDLFTKVINSGLKVLRSQEPGIVHIYHPVHCNSSLEQKQHKMCLGSRASTYASSMQLAELWLEKHIEVGYNRTSS; this is encoded by the exons ATGGCTCTGAAATCAAGGAGACCGTGGACGACCGTGATTTTCGGCGTCTTTCTCGGATTCACCGCGTCCTCTTGGCTTATTGTACCCCAGGTTCTGGAAAGTAAAAGGAAGAAATCTCCCGTGTGTACGTACTACAGTGACTCCGCCGTCGGCAGAGTGCCTGACATTCTCGGGAGTACCGCGGCTATCAAGCACCGGGACAGCCCGCAGCGCAgtcaggaggaggacaggataTTCGGTGCGGGGAACAGTAGCGGAGATAACGGCAGACCCATAACACGGCCCAAGCATTTCCTCTATGTCGGAGTGATGACAGCTAAAAAGTATCTGGGGACTCGTGCCGTGGCCGCGTACAACACCTGGGCGCATTCAGTTCCCGGAAAGGTGGAGTTCTTCTCTAGCTCTGGGTCCGGCACCGTCCACGTGCCCGTCCCCGTCCCTGTGGTGTCGTTGGCAGGTGTGGACGACTCCTACCCGCCACAGAAGAAGTCATTCATGATGCTGAAGTACATCCACGACCACTACCTGGATAAATATGAGTGGTTCATGCGGGCAGATGACGATGTTTATATAAGAG GTGAGAAGCTGGAGTTGTTCCTGCGGTCACTGAACAGCAGTAAGCCTCTTTACCTCGGCCAGACAGGCCTCGGCACAGCGGAGGAGTTGGGCAGGCTGGCTCTAGAACCTGGAGAGAACTTCTGCATGGGTGGCCCAGGGATGATCTTCAGCAGAGAGGTGCTACGCAGGATGGTGCCTCACATCAGTACCTGTCTTAAGGAGATGTACACCACCCATGAGGATGTGGAAGTGGGCCGCTGTGTGCGGCGTTTTGGAGGAACACAGTGTGTGTGGTCATATGAG ATGCAGCAGCTCTTCTATGAGAACtatgaacaaaacaagaaaggTTTCATTGAAGAACTGCACAGTAGCAAGATCCACAACGCCATTACACTCCACCCTAACAAAAGGCCTGCCTACCAGTACCGACTCCACAACTTCATGCTGAGCCGTGAGATCTCAAGGCTGCGTTACCACACCATTATGCTCCACCGCGAAGGCCTGACTATGACTCACCTCAGTGACACAGAAGTGCTGTGGGAGGACCAACAGCTCGGAGCCCCACCCTCCTACATGCGCTATCAGCCCATTGAGAGAAATGATGTCATTGAGTGGGATTTCCTGACTGGCCGCCATATTTATTCTGCTGTTGAGAACAAGATGGCCCGACAAAACCTTGGGAACTCACTGCGGACTGCACTAGAAGACGTTATACTCCAGGTCATGGAAATGATTAATGAAAATTCTAAAACACGTGGCCGTGTGATTGACTTTAAAGAGATTCAGTATGGCTACTACAGAGTGGATCCAATGCATGGAGCAGAGTACATCTTGGACTTACTGCTTCTATACAAGAAACATAAGGGACGCAAAATAACAGTGCCTGTGAGGCGGCATGCTTACCTTCAGCAGTCCTTTAGCCGACCCTTCTTTACTGAAACTGAAGAGTTAGATGTGGCTGAACTCGTGGCTGCCATCAACTCTGAATCCCAATCCCTGTCTTTCCTATCCAACTCTCTGAAGTTCTTGTCACCTTTCCAGTTCTATGAGTCAACCAGGGAAATGTGGGAGCAAAGCCAGAGGAAGGTCAACATCCTCGTCCCACTGTCTGGTCGCTATGACATCTTTGTCCGCTTTATGGAGAACTTTGAGAAAGTTTGTTTGATACCCAAACAAAATGTTAAGCTCTCCGTCATTCTAGTGGACAATGAAAATAGTCTGAACAGAGGAAAACACATTCAGTTAATCAAAGACTATAACAAGAAGTATCCCAAAGCTGATCTGTCTGTGATTCCTATGACAGGCAACTTTTCACGAGGGCTTGCTCTGGAGCTGGGCTCCTCACAGCTTGATAATGACACTCTACTCTTCTTCTGCGATGTTGATCTTATCTTTAATGGCGATGCCTTGCAACGCTGCAGAGACAATGCTGTGCAAGGGCAACAGGTCTATTTCCCCGTTGTCTTTAGTCAGTACAACCCCAAGATAGTGTATGCTGAGAAGGCCCCAAGAGAAAACCAATTTGTGCTCACCAAGAAAGGTGGTTTCTGGCGAGATTATGGCTTTGGAATCACTTGTGTTTTCAAGAGTGATCTGTTAAAAGCCGGAGGATTTGACACCTCAATCCTAGGCTGGGGATTGGAAGACGTAGACTTGTTCACAAAAGTTATTAATTCTGGTTTAAAAGTATTACGCAGTCAAGAACCCGGGATTGTTCACATTTATCACCCTGTCCACTGCAACTCTAGTCTTGAGCAGAAGCAACACAAAATGTGCCTTGGGTCAAGAGCAAGTACGTATGCATCGTCAATGCAGTTAGCAGAGCTGTGGCTGGAAAAACACATAGAGGTAGGGTATAACAGAACTTCATCCTGA